In Paracoccus methylovorus, a genomic segment contains:
- a CDS encoding LysR family transcriptional regulator, producing MNAQAQDWDDLRLFLAVARAGSLSGAARSLGVTHSTVFRRIGAFEARLGVRLFDRLPGGYALTQAGEEMRDSVIRIEEEITALALKVTGQDQRPTGTIRITTTDLLAVGVLPRHVAAFRAEWPEIEIEVVVADTVLDLTRREADVALRIGNPGQETLIGRRVGRLAFAAYAAADRPLGDPAEGDWIGYGSAHGPLSRNLARWWPGARQVYRTNSIIAAHAGAKAGIGLAALPCVIADCDPSLIRAAALPEDFMLDLWLLIHEDLRQTARIRLFLDFMATALAADADLLEGRCPCKTRPAQA from the coding sequence ATGAATGCACAGGCGCAGGATTGGGACGATCTGCGGTTGTTTCTGGCCGTGGCGCGGGCGGGGTCGCTTTCGGGGGCGGCGCGCAGCCTTGGCGTCACCCATTCCACCGTCTTTCGCCGCATCGGCGCGTTCGAGGCGCGGTTGGGGGTGCGGCTGTTCGACCGGCTGCCCGGCGGCTATGCGCTGACCCAGGCGGGCGAGGAGATGCGCGATTCCGTCATCCGCATCGAGGAAGAAATCACCGCGCTGGCGCTGAAGGTGACCGGACAGGACCAGCGGCCCACTGGGACGATCCGCATCACCACGACCGACCTGCTGGCGGTGGGTGTGCTACCCCGCCATGTCGCCGCCTTCCGCGCCGAATGGCCCGAGATCGAGATCGAGGTGGTGGTGGCGGATACGGTGCTGGACCTGACCCGGCGCGAGGCGGATGTGGCCCTGCGCATCGGCAATCCGGGACAGGAGACACTGATCGGGCGGCGGGTCGGGCGGTTGGCCTTTGCCGCCTATGCCGCGGCGGACCGGCCGCTGGGCGATCCTGCCGAGGGTGACTGGATCGGCTATGGCTCTGCGCATGGCCCGCTCAGCCGCAATCTGGCCCGCTGGTGGCCGGGTGCGCGACAGGTTTACCGGACAAACTCTATCATCGCCGCCCATGCCGGCGCGAAGGCGGGGATCGGACTTGCCGCCTTGCCTTGCGTGATCGCTGATTGCGACCCCAGCCTGATCCGCGCCGCCGCGCTGCCCGAGGACTTCATGCTGGACCTGTGGTTGCTGATTCACGAGGATCTGCGCCAGACCGCCCGCATCCGCCTGTTTCTGGACTTCATGGCAACGGCCCTGGCGGCCGATGCCGACCTGCTGGAGGGGCGCTGCCCGTGCAAGACAAGGCCGGCGCAGGCGTGA
- a CDS encoding FAD:protein FMN transferase, which translates to MPKISTDPGRHALNGPTMGTRWSARFHADAGLDPAPVQAALQATVAEVDAAMSTWQPDSDLMRLNRAPTGAWVAVPAGLAEVLNLGLRICAASGGAFDIGMGDAVRAWGFGPEEASAEAIRWAMVTTRPPAHEVLEIDRAAGLVRKHAPITLDLNGIAKGYGVDRLAEMLRGFGITGFLVGIDGEMRASGLRPDGMPWTVAVEAPDPERRAPHSVLMLQDAAVATSGDYRHHVTVQGQRLSHTMDPATGGPLRSSPASVTVVTGSCAEADAWATALMVLGPQVGGELAARLSLDALFLMREAGGIRTHAVGALFDSPMVSAAGREGLVRA; encoded by the coding sequence ATGCCGAAGATATCTACTGACCCGGGCCGCCACGCGCTGAACGGCCCGACCATGGGCACTCGCTGGTCGGCGCGTTTCCACGCCGATGCCGGGCTGGACCCCGCCCCGGTGCAGGCTGCCCTGCAAGCGACCGTGGCGGAGGTTGATGCCGCAATGTCGACATGGCAACCCGACAGCGACCTGATGCGCCTGAACCGGGCGCCCACTGGCGCCTGGGTGGCCGTTCCTGCCGGCTTGGCCGAGGTGCTGAACCTCGGGCTGCGGATCTGTGCGGCATCGGGCGGTGCGTTCGATATCGGCATGGGCGATGCGGTGCGCGCCTGGGGTTTTGGCCCCGAGGAAGCCAGCGCTGAAGCCATCCGCTGGGCCATGGTAACCACGCGCCCGCCCGCGCATGAGGTGCTGGAGATCGACCGCGCGGCCGGGTTGGTCAGGAAACATGCACCCATCACGCTCGACCTGAACGGCATCGCCAAGGGCTACGGCGTCGACAGGTTGGCCGAAATGTTACGGGGCTTCGGCATCACCGGGTTCCTTGTTGGCATCGACGGCGAGATGCGAGCCTCCGGGCTGCGGCCCGACGGCATGCCCTGGACCGTCGCCGTCGAGGCGCCCGATCCCGAACGCCGCGCGCCCCATTCGGTCCTGATGCTGCAAGATGCCGCCGTCGCCACCTCGGGCGATTACCGGCATCATGTCACCGTTCAGGGCCAGCGCCTGTCGCATACGATGGACCCGGCGACGGGCGGCCCGCTGCGGTCGTCGCCGGCCTCGGTCACGGTCGTCACGGGCAGCTGCGCCGAGGCCGATGCCTGGGCAACCGCGCTGATGGTGCTGGGTCCGCAGGTGGGCGGCGAACTCGCTGCACGCCTTTCCCTCGATGCGCTGTTTCTGATGCGCGAGGCAGGCGGCATCCGGACCCATGCCGTCGGGGCGCTGTTCGACAGCCCGATGGTATCGGCGGCAGGCCGCGAGGGTCTGGTTCGTGCCTGA
- a CDS encoding PepSY domain-containing protein, producing the protein MIRTLHRWPGLLALILVMALALSGAALSVFPAAERLSTPQAEAGLTVADLAGRILAAYPGVEQIRRAPSGRITAFWFDDGTPGAAVIDPATGKGIASADPDPVKRWLTNLHRSLFLGDAGRIAMAIGAVAMLILSVSGAMLVARRMGGWRRWFAPLRGPASSRIHTGIARVAVAGLVLSSATALWMAASTFDLLPDGAAPPTFPTEVSGSTGVSLAAMEPLSVIAVTELRELSFPYPGDATDAFTLKTDRGTGYLDQGTGELLAWAELTMWEQISETIYMLHTGQGAASLGLVLGVLALGVPAMGVSGLVLWFAGRRSRPRLRGNHPANGAATILLVGSEGGSTWGFAATLQHALTTAGQHVHVAPMSGFEPARYPQAERFVILAATWGEGQAPATAKGFIERLAALESVPEAPLAVLGFGDRSFPAFCAFADEVGSRAAAKGWAQLMPFDTVDRQSPQDFARWGRALGAALGIELTLEHVPTPPVTGRLTLISRRDYGAEVQAPTTILRFALPEATFLQRLTGRGFGRFQAGDLLGVLPEGADLPRFYSLASGRRDGFVEIVVRKHPGGLCSGQLLALKPGQAIRAFVRHNPAFHAAAGRSPLILIGAGTGIGPLAGFIRGNSRKRPIHLAFGMRHPDSDFLYRDDLAGWQVDGRLARLTTANSRGAKPRHVQDALRAESAELIRLVHEGARIMVCGGRDMASGVAEALTDILAPTGLTPLALKAEGRYAEDIY; encoded by the coding sequence ATGATCCGCACGCTGCATCGCTGGCCGGGTCTGCTGGCCCTCATTCTCGTCATGGCCCTTGCGTTGAGCGGCGCGGCGCTCTCGGTCTTTCCCGCGGCCGAGCGGCTTTCCACGCCGCAGGCCGAGGCCGGGCTGACCGTCGCCGATCTCGCAGGACGTATCCTGGCTGCCTATCCGGGGGTGGAGCAGATCCGGCGCGCGCCGTCGGGCCGGATCACCGCGTTCTGGTTCGACGACGGCACGCCCGGCGCGGCGGTAATCGACCCAGCGACCGGCAAGGGCATCGCCAGCGCCGATCCCGATCCGGTCAAACGCTGGTTGACCAACCTTCACCGTTCGCTGTTCCTAGGCGATGCCGGTCGTATCGCCATGGCCATTGGCGCCGTGGCGATGCTGATCCTGTCGGTCTCCGGCGCGATGCTGGTCGCGCGGCGCATGGGCGGCTGGCGGCGCTGGTTCGCCCCTTTGCGCGGGCCGGCGTCGAGCCGCATCCATACCGGGATCGCCCGCGTGGCGGTCGCGGGGCTGGTTTTGTCCTCAGCGACTGCACTGTGGATGGCCGCCTCGACCTTCGATCTTCTGCCGGATGGAGCCGCACCGCCGACCTTTCCGACTGAGGTCAGCGGAAGCACTGGGGTCTCGCTTGCTGCGATGGAGCCGCTCTCCGTGATTGCTGTCACGGAGTTGCGCGAGCTGAGCTTTCCCTATCCTGGCGACGCCACGGACGCCTTCACTCTGAAGACGGATCGCGGCACCGGCTATCTCGATCAGGGGACGGGTGAGCTTCTGGCCTGGGCCGAGCTGACGATGTGGGAACAGATATCTGAAACCATCTACATGCTGCATACCGGGCAGGGGGCCGCATCTCTCGGCCTCGTGCTGGGTGTGCTGGCGCTCGGCGTGCCGGCAATGGGGGTGAGTGGTCTTGTGCTCTGGTTCGCGGGGCGGCGGTCAAGACCGCGTCTCCGTGGCAATCATCCTGCAAACGGCGCTGCGACCATCTTGCTGGTGGGCTCGGAGGGCGGCAGCACCTGGGGTTTCGCTGCGACGCTCCAACATGCGCTGACCACGGCGGGCCAGCATGTTCATGTCGCGCCAATGTCCGGTTTCGAGCCGGCGCGCTATCCGCAGGCCGAACGGTTCGTCATTCTCGCCGCCACCTGGGGCGAGGGACAGGCTCCCGCCACGGCGAAGGGGTTCATTGAACGCCTCGCGGCGCTGGAATCTGTCCCTGAGGCCCCGCTTGCGGTGCTTGGTTTCGGCGATCGCAGCTTTCCCGCGTTCTGCGCGTTCGCCGATGAAGTCGGGAGTCGGGCTGCTGCCAAAGGCTGGGCGCAATTGATGCCCTTCGACACGGTCGATCGCCAGTCGCCGCAGGATTTCGCCCGCTGGGGCCGCGCCCTGGGGGCGGCGCTGGGGATCGAGCTTACGCTCGAACATGTGCCAACCCCGCCCGTGACGGGGCGGCTCACCCTGATCTCGCGCCGTGATTACGGGGCGGAGGTGCAGGCGCCGACCACGATCCTGCGCTTTGCCCTACCCGAGGCGACGTTTTTGCAACGGCTGACAGGTCGGGGGTTTGGCCGGTTTCAGGCCGGTGATCTCCTCGGCGTTCTGCCCGAGGGTGCGGATCTGCCGCGCTTCTACTCGCTGGCCTCCGGACGGCGCGACGGGTTCGTCGAGATCGTGGTGCGCAAGCATCCCGGCGGCCTCTGCTCGGGTCAGCTTCTGGCGCTGAAGCCGGGCCAGGCGATCCGCGCCTTCGTCCGGCACAATCCGGCTTTCCATGCCGCAGCAGGACGCTCGCCGCTGATCCTGATCGGCGCCGGCACCGGCATCGGCCCGCTTGCGGGCTTCATCCGGGGCAACAGCCGCAAGCGGCCCATCCATCTGGCCTTCGGGATGCGCCACCCCGACAGCGATTTCCTGTATCGCGACGATCTGGCCGGCTGGCAGGTCGATGGCCGTCTGGCGCGATTGACCACCGCGAACTCGCGCGGGGCAAAGCCGCGCCATGTCCAGGACGCGCTGCGGGCCGAGAGCGCTGAACTGATCCGGCTGGTACACGAAGGCGCGCGCATCATGGTCTGCGGCGGGCGCGACATGGCCTCGGGCGTGGCCGAGGCGCTGACCGACATCCTCGCGCCGACGGGTCTTACCCCGCTCGCGCTGAAAGCGGAGGGGCGCTATGCCGAAGATATCTACTGA
- a CDS encoding DUF2271 domain-containing protein, with protein sequence MKSILAALALTSALVAPSLAMARPVTLTTTLNTYGGDGAYLVLYVTDAQGAYAGTLWMAGGKSKYYEHLSDWYRATGGDLAQVDGITGASVGAGRSLEITLDLADALFDAGYTLHVDAAVEDMRDSPNDIAVPLTTAGAGKPAPGRRYVASLRYDM encoded by the coding sequence ATGAAATCCATCCTTGCAGCACTCGCGCTGACTTCGGCCTTGGTGGCGCCCAGCCTTGCCATGGCCCGGCCGGTTACCCTCACCACCACCCTGAACACGTACGGTGGCGATGGTGCCTATCTCGTCCTCTACGTCACCGATGCGCAGGGGGCGTATGCCGGAACCCTGTGGATGGCCGGCGGCAAGTCGAAATATTACGAACATCTCAGCGACTGGTATCGCGCCACCGGCGGCGACCTGGCGCAGGTCGACGGCATCACCGGCGCCAGTGTCGGCGCGGGCCGGTCACTCGAAATCACCCTCGACCTTGCCGATGCGCTGTTCGATGCGGGCTATACGCTGCATGTCGACGCCGCCGTGGAGGACATGCGCGACAGCCCGAACGACATCGCCGTGCCGCTGACGACGGCAGGAGCGGGAAAGCCTGCGCCCGGCCGCAGGTATGTCGCCAGCCTCCGCTACGACATGTGA
- a CDS encoding PepSY domain-containing protein, producing MIVKDIRTMKTLLIAVAALAVLPAAGAMAGDDCHVGHGAWQPREAVMQAVTGLGWHVEKIEADDGCWEVKGRDAQGRRIKAKLDPATLQVVKLRHRDGQQIRERDRGNAPTVAPSAPPSNPLFQNGTPPVVRVN from the coding sequence ATGATCGTAAAGGACATTCGAACCATGAAAACTCTATTGATCGCCGTAGCCGCTCTCGCGGTATTGCCTGCGGCGGGGGCGATGGCAGGTGACGACTGCCATGTGGGGCACGGGGCCTGGCAACCACGCGAAGCGGTAATGCAGGCGGTAACCGGCCTCGGTTGGCATGTTGAGAAGATCGAGGCGGATGACGGCTGCTGGGAGGTCAAGGGACGCGATGCCCAGGGCCGTCGCATCAAGGCCAAACTGGATCCCGCGACGTTGCAGGTCGTCAAATTGCGCCACAGGGATGGCCAGCAGATCCGCGAGCGGGATCGCGGCAATGCACCCACCGTCGCTCCGTCGGCACCCCCCTCCAATCCGCTGTTCCAGAACGGCACCCCGCCCGTTGTGCGGGTGAACTGA
- a CDS encoding PepSY domain-containing protein yields the protein MKTILTATALALAIPAGAAFAGEKCNVPTENMQSWEALIQVTDEFGWTISKMELDDGCYELNVIDQGGNSLKMTVDPGTLEVIDGKVKRWSDGTKPEKRN from the coding sequence ATGAAAACCATCCTGACCGCCACCGCATTGGCCCTCGCGATCCCCGCCGGGGCCGCGTTCGCTGGTGAGAAATGCAACGTGCCGACCGAGAACATGCAATCGTGGGAAGCTCTCATTCAAGTGACCGACGAGTTCGGTTGGACCATCTCGAAAATGGAACTCGACGACGGCTGCTACGAACTGAACGTCATCGACCAGGGCGGCAACAGCCTGAAGATGACCGTCGATCCCGGAACGCTCGAGGTGATCGACGGCAAGGTCAAACGCTGGAGCGACGGCACCAAGCCCGAGAAGCGCAACTGA
- a CDS encoding cytochrome b/b6 domain-containing protein yields MTEMMKGDGIQDVADTTRTVLVWDPLVRSSHWGLVAAFAVAWLAADEVQPLHEAAGYAVAALLAIRLIWGFVGSRHARFTQFVRGPAATLAYLGDMLHGRERRHLGHNPAGAAMIVALMVTLSGTALSGWLLEQSIEEARAVTVAGEHGNREVRGDRTLKEVHEMLANMALVLVALHVGGVAVTSWRHRENLPRAMVTGRKRPPGTNDVT; encoded by the coding sequence ATGACTGAGATGATGAAGGGTGACGGCATTCAGGACGTCGCCGATACTACGCGCACGGTGCTGGTCTGGGATCCGTTGGTGCGCAGCTCTCACTGGGGTCTGGTTGCCGCCTTTGCAGTGGCATGGCTCGCGGCGGACGAGGTGCAGCCGCTTCACGAGGCGGCCGGTTACGCGGTGGCGGCGTTGCTTGCCATTCGCCTGATCTGGGGTTTCGTTGGCAGCCGCCATGCCCGTTTCACGCAATTCGTGCGTGGCCCCGCCGCGACGCTGGCCTATCTCGGGGACATGCTGCACGGGCGCGAGCGACGCCATCTCGGGCACAACCCGGCCGGCGCCGCGATGATCGTGGCACTCATGGTCACGCTTTCCGGCACCGCGCTGAGCGGCTGGCTGCTCGAACAATCGATCGAGGAAGCCCGGGCCGTGACGGTTGCGGGCGAGCACGGAAACCGGGAAGTCAGAGGGGACAGGACCTTGAAGGAGGTGCATGAAATGCTGGCCAACATGGCTCTGGTTCTCGTGGCCTTGCATGTTGGGGGTGTGGCCGTCACCTCATGGCGCCATCGGGAGAACCTGCCCCGTGCCATGGTCACGGGCCGAAAGCGCCCTCCCGGCACAAATGACGTGACCTGA
- a CDS encoding PepSY domain-containing protein, producing the protein MKRSLTILTFLAALPSGAALAGDDCAVPLADWQPRSAVVRLAEENGWVVRRIKIDDGCYEIKGTDREGRRIEVTVDPGTLQVIEIEYKDGDDRRSREGREHKHD; encoded by the coding sequence ATGAAGAGATCGCTGACAATTCTGACCTTTCTCGCGGCCCTTCCGTCCGGGGCTGCACTTGCCGGCGACGACTGTGCCGTGCCGCTGGCAGATTGGCAGCCAAGAAGCGCGGTAGTGCGGCTCGCGGAAGAAAACGGATGGGTGGTGCGGCGCATCAAAATCGACGACGGCTGCTACGAGATAAAAGGCACAGACCGGGAAGGACGCCGCATCGAGGTGACGGTCGATCCCGGCACGCTTCAGGTGATCGAGATCGAATACAAGGACGGAGATGATCGGCGCTCCCGTGAGGGCAGAGAGCACAAACATGACTGA
- a CDS encoding response regulator transcription factor, with the protein MRILLIEDDTVLGAAVRDQIAAGGQSVDWVTRLDAAGDAMAGTGYDLVLLDLMLPDGRGITFLRSLRTSGDVTPVIILTALDQISDRIEGLNAGADDYLVKPFDLAELSARIGSVARRYSGNPNPIIVHGALAVDLASRSIRRDGRPVQLTAREWALFEAFLTRPGHLLSKAQLEEKLYAFDTEVESNTIEVHVSRLRKKLGAEVIETERGLGYRLGSP; encoded by the coding sequence ATGCGGATCCTGCTGATCGAGGATGATACCGTTCTGGGTGCCGCCGTGCGGGACCAGATCGCCGCGGGTGGCCAGTCGGTGGATTGGGTCACGCGTCTGGACGCGGCCGGCGATGCGATGGCCGGCACCGGCTATGATCTGGTATTGCTGGACCTCATGCTGCCCGACGGACGCGGCATCACCTTCCTTCGGTCGCTGCGCACCAGCGGCGACGTGACGCCGGTGATCATCCTGACCGCGCTGGACCAGATTTCGGACCGGATCGAAGGTTTGAACGCCGGTGCCGACGACTATCTGGTGAAGCCCTTCGATCTGGCCGAGCTTTCCGCGCGGATCGGCTCGGTCGCGCGGCGCTATAGCGGCAATCCCAACCCGATCATCGTCCACGGCGCGCTTGCCGTCGACCTTGCCTCGCGCAGCATCCGCCGCGACGGCCGGCCGGTGCAGCTCACCGCACGTGAATGGGCACTGTTCGAGGCGTTCCTCACCCGCCCGGGGCATCTTCTGTCCAAGGCACAGCTTGAGGAAAAGCTTTATGCCTTCGATACGGAGGTGGAAAGCAACACCATCGAGGTCCATGTCAGCCGGCTGCGCAAGAAGCTGGGCGCCGAGGTGATCGAGACCGAGCGCGGGTTGGGCTACCGGCTAGGTTCGCCATGA
- a CDS encoding ATP-binding protein, with amino-acid sequence MTMPRSLQMRLGVSLGILLTLLWIAAAAVTAVMLRHEMDRIFDSSLQEAAQRLLPLAAVEIVGREEEGVTQHLADLRDHDEFLTYIVRDDEGRILLQSHEADPAIFPEWDGPGFRTTATHRLYGEDALQGTIRLTVAEPLAHRAAAARDVWAGLGLPLLVFIPAALLAIVLTVRSGLAPLRRYRDRLAARSPRDLAPVACDDLPVEAAPVGAAINVLLAQLKSTFEAERTFAANAAHELRTPLAGAIAQAQRIQVETKDTGAGHRAAEIEASLKRLARIAERLLQLARAEGGRLRLDHLSDLRITARLVVDDIERTAPNRIVLALPEHPVMSDLDPDAFGIIGRNLIENALRHGASDKPIEVSLSEDGTFRVANDGPVVPAEALGRLTRRFERGAAKTEGSGLGLAIVAGIADRISSKLTLQSPRPGSSSGFEAAVVLPTASRQPTSSR; translated from the coding sequence ATGACGATGCCACGCAGCCTTCAGATGCGGTTGGGGGTGTCGCTGGGTATCCTTCTGACGCTTCTGTGGATCGCGGCCGCCGCCGTCACGGCGGTCATGCTGCGGCACGAGATGGACAGGATCTTCGACTCGTCGCTACAGGAGGCGGCGCAGCGCCTGCTGCCGCTGGCCGCTGTCGAGATCGTCGGACGTGAGGAGGAAGGTGTGACACAACACCTTGCCGACCTGCGCGACCACGACGAATTCCTCACCTATATCGTGCGCGATGACGAAGGGCGAATTCTTCTGCAATCGCATGAGGCCGATCCCGCCATCTTCCCTGAATGGGACGGGCCGGGCTTTCGCACGACCGCAACCCATCGCCTGTATGGCGAGGACGCCCTCCAAGGCACGATCCGCCTCACGGTCGCCGAGCCGCTTGCCCATCGCGCGGCGGCGGCACGCGATGTCTGGGCGGGCCTGGGGTTGCCGTTGCTGGTATTCATCCCTGCCGCACTGTTGGCGATCGTATTGACTGTCCGCTCGGGTCTGGCCCCGTTGCGCCGCTACCGCGACCGGCTGGCCGCGCGTTCGCCGCGCGACCTCGCCCCCGTCGCCTGCGACGATCTTCCCGTCGAGGCCGCCCCGGTGGGGGCGGCGATCAATGTGCTTCTGGCGCAACTCAAATCCACATTCGAGGCCGAACGCACCTTCGCCGCCAACGCAGCGCATGAATTGCGAACACCGCTGGCAGGCGCAATCGCGCAGGCCCAGCGGATACAGGTAGAAACGAAAGATACCGGTGCCGGCCACAGGGCCGCCGAGATCGAGGCTTCTCTGAAGCGGCTGGCCCGGATCGCGGAACGGCTTCTGCAACTGGCCCGAGCAGAAGGCGGGCGGTTACGGCTCGATCACCTATCCGATCTTCGCATCACTGCCCGTCTGGTCGTGGACGATATCGAGAGGACAGCACCGAACCGGATCGTGCTCGCCCTGCCGGAGCACCCGGTAATGTCCGACCTCGACCCCGATGCGTTTGGCATCATCGGCCGCAACCTCATTGAGAACGCCCTGCGGCACGGCGCATCCGACAAACCGATCGAGGTCAGCCTCAGTGAGGACGGCACGTTCCGCGTCGCCAATGACGGCCCCGTCGTGCCCGCCGAGGCGCTTGGCCGGCTGACCCGTCGTTTCGAGAGGGGGGCAGCCAAAACGGAAGGCAGCGGGCTTGGCCTTGCCATCGTCGCCGGCATTGCGGACCGGATTTCGTCAAAGCTCACCTTGCAATCGCCGAGGCCGGGAAGCTCATCCGGCTTTGAAGCGGCGGTGGTCCTGCCAACAGCTTCGCGGCAACCAACATCGTCTCGCTAG
- a CDS encoding IS110 family transposase, translating into MAKDTIGIDVSKDRLDAFWLSRTEACCLPNTPEGFGQLCDWLGKEEDVLIVFEATGAYHRGLERHLSLAGLPFIKVNPKQARRFAQAIGRLAKTDNVDARMLARMGVVLELKPQVVEGEDVHDLTPPMCAATPRKPMILRTSHI; encoded by the coding sequence ATGGCCAAGGATACCATCGGCATCGACGTGTCGAAAGACCGTCTTGACGCATTCTGGCTTTCCCGGACAGAGGCATGTTGCCTGCCCAATACGCCCGAGGGTTTCGGGCAATTGTGCGACTGGCTGGGAAAGGAGGAAGACGTTCTCATCGTCTTCGAGGCGACTGGTGCCTATCATCGGGGGCTCGAGCGACATCTGAGTCTGGCGGGGCTGCCCTTCATCAAGGTTAATCCAAAGCAGGCGCGGCGCTTTGCGCAAGCTATTGGGCGATTGGCAAAAACCGATAACGTCGACGCCAGAATGCTGGCACGCATGGGCGTTGTACTTGAGCTGAAGCCTCAAGTCGTCGAGGGCGAGGATGTTCATGATCTCACCCCGCCAATGTGCGCAGCAACTCCCCGGAAACCTATGATCCTGAGAACATCGCACATCTGA